GGGGCGGAGCTGTGTCCACCCGCATTGCGCACTTCCAGTTCGTAGTTGGCAAATATCTTCTCACCCACCTGCACCCGCTGGGTCAAAACCAGCCCGTCGTCGGTCGCAAAGCCGCCACCCCCCTCGTTGAGCGCGAAGTCGGCATCGATCAGGTCGCGCCGATTGGCGGCCAGCCATTCGGCCCCGTTGTAGGCGCCGTTGGTTTCCTCACCGCAAGTCAGCGCCACTTTCACCGTACGGCCCGGCGTGTGGCGGTCTCGAGCAAAGCGCGCCAGCGTATCGGTCCACACGGCCGCCAGCGATTTCGCATCCGCCGCGCCGCGCGCATAGAACCAGCCGTCCTCTTCGATCAGCGTGAACGGATCGCGCTCCCAATCCTCGGGCTTGGCCTCCACCACATCCAGGTGCGCCAGTAGCAGGATCGCGCCTCCATCCGGGTCGCTGCCGGGATAGACCGCGACAAGGCTGCCTTCCTCCGGATGTTCGGGCACGGTGATCAGGTGCAGGTTTTCCCGCGCCATGCCCGCTTCTGCCAGATGGTTCGCCGCCAGCTTCGCCGCCTTGGTGCAACTGCCGTTCGACAGCGTCGTGTCAGTCTCGACCAGCGCTTGGTACAGCTCACGAAAGCTGCTCCACCCGTCATCGTCGGCAGCCAAGGCCGGGGTCGCGCCAAGCGCAGTCGCGGCCATCAGAAGGGGGGCTAGAACGGGCATGCGAACCATCGACGACTTCTCCTTTGGCGCGCCCTATCAAAGCAGCATCAGACTGTGGATGGAAGGGGGCGCAAAGGCTTTCGATTTCTGCCGCTCGTGCCTATATGATGGGTATGGACGAAAACACGGAAAAGCAGCCCAACGCCAACGCCTATGGCGCGGAATCGATCAAGGTGCTGAAGGGCCTCGACGCGGTCCGCAAGCGGCCCGGCATGTACATTGGCGATACCGACGACG
The sequence above is a segment of the Croceicoccus naphthovorans genome. Coding sequences within it:
- a CDS encoding M20/M25/M40 family metallo-hydrolase; this encodes MVRMPVLAPLLMAATALGATPALAADDDGWSSFRELYQALVETDTTLSNGSCTKAAKLAANHLAEAGMARENLHLITVPEHPEEGSLVAVYPGSDPDGGAILLLAHLDVVEAKPEDWERDPFTLIEEDGWFYARGAADAKSLAAVWTDTLARFARDRHTPGRTVKVALTCGEETNGAYNGAEWLAANRRDLIDADFALNEGGGGFATDDGLVLTQRVQVGEKIFANYELEVRNAGGHSSAPRPDNAIYELASALKAIEAYDFPVEFSDVTRASLQQRAESEKGELGAAISALLADPGDADADAVVSADANLRSNTRTTCVATMLEAGHARNALPQRATANVNCRIFPGHPIEEIRKALVTAIGDERVSVKTLDPIRPAPPPPPLSDDVIEPMKEMVGEHFPWASFGVTMSNGYTDSTFLTAAGIPAYGTPGPWSTGEPSGVHGLNERIRVDALKQGRAFLYDLIRAYTD